In the Schaalia hyovaginalis genome, CGCGGCCTTCGTGACGAAGCGCCACGGCGAGAGGATGGCTCAGATCAATCTCAAGGCCTGACGGGACGGGGCGGGGCGACGGAGCCTCCCGCCGCCCCGCCCCGCTTCGCTGCCGTGCCCGGCGCCTTCGGGGCGAGGGCGCGGTCCCTCAGACGATGGCGAATCCGACGCGGCGCTCGATCTGCTCTCCGATCTGGACGTAGGCGATCGAGCGGGCGGGGACGAGATAGCGCTGGCCCCTGTCGTCGGTGAGGTCGAGGACGGAGAGGGACTGGACCGCCGCGTTGACGCGCGACACGAGTTCTTCGCGCTCGGTGTCGAGGTCGATGGAGATTTCGCGGGCGGAGCCGCGGATGCCGATCGTGATGTTCATGTGTCCTCCTGAGGGTTTGGTCCTGGTCCTCATGCTAGGCGCCGCAAACGCCCACGGCCTGAGGGAGGATTGAGTCATGAGCGAAATCCGTGTTCAGGTGAGGCCCAGGCCCGCGGGGTGGGCCGATGTGCCGAGTCTCGATCGCGCCCAGGAGGCGGTGCGCGATCGTGCCCGAGTCGCGTCCCTGGTCGTCAGGGGTGCTCCGGGCTCGGGGCGCACCACCTGTGCGCTCGCCGTGATGGAGGACGCGGCCGAGCGCGGTGAACGGGCGATTCTCCTCGTCCCGGACCGCGTGAGGGCGGATGCCCTGACTCCGCGCGTCCAGGCCCTCGCACCGCAAACGGTGCGCCCGGTGAGGACGCCCGCCTCCTTCGCGTACTCGGTGGTGTCGGCCTGGCGCCTGAATCGACACGATCCGCTGGGCCCGGTCGAACTCGTGACGGGCGCCCTCCAGGACGAGCTCATCGCCGAGCTCCTCGAGGGGGTCCCGGCGCCCTGGCCGGACTCACTGCCCTCCGAGATGCGCGCGAT is a window encoding:
- a CDS encoding DUF3107 domain-containing protein; amino-acid sequence: MNITIGIRGSAREISIDLDTEREELVSRVNAAVQSLSVLDLTDDRGQRYLVPARSIAYVQIGEQIERRVGFAIV